A single window of Candoia aspera isolate rCanAsp1 chromosome 3, rCanAsp1.hap2, whole genome shotgun sequence DNA harbors:
- the WDR55 gene encoding WD repeat-containing protein 55 isoform X2 → MQVCSDEEELGLEPRLQDTPEDIFFEAAANTIDFHPSQDIIAAGDVDGDVYVYSFSCLEGGNKELWSSGHHLKSCRKISFSQDGQKLFTVSKDKSIHILSVEEGRLVTRFSKAHNSALNSLLVIDEHLFATGDDSGVLKVWDLRKGTSIMEMKQHEDYISDMIVDRNKKLLLTTSGDGTMGVFNIRRRRFELLSEPQNGDLMAISLMKRGRKVACGSSEGTIYLFNWDGFGATSDRFALKAESIDCMVPITESVVCTGSTDGIIRAVNILPNRVIGSVGQHMGEPIEQLAKCHTGQFLASCGHDQKVKFWDISSLSSVIVDDYRKKKKNRQLKPLSRKAFGNGEDFFADLKEGAADHLEKEENSGLSENDSD, encoded by the exons ATGCAG GTATGTTCAGATGAGGAAGAACTTGGATTGGAGCCTAGACTTCAAGATACCCCAGAAGACATTTTTTTTGAGGCAGCAGCAAATACCATTGACTTTCACCCCTCCCAGGACATCATAGCTGCTGGAGATGTTGATGGTGATGTCTATGT ATATTCATTCTCTTGTTTGGAAGGTGGAAACAAAGAACTTTGGTCCTCAGGTCATCATTTAAAATCCTGCCGGAAAATATCCTTTTCACAAGATGGACAAA AGCTTTTCACAGTTTCCAAGGATAAATCCATTCATATCCTGAGTGTGGAGGAAGGCCGTCTTGTGACACGATTCTCCAAGGCTCACAA CTCAGCTTTGAACAGTCTGTTGGTGATAGATGAGCATTTATTTGCCACAGGAGATGACAGTGGAGTGTTGAAAGTATGGGACCTGCGCAAGGGCACATCCATTATGGAAATGAAGCAGCATGAAGACTACATCAGTGATATGATCGTAGATAGAAACAAGAAGCTGCTTCTCACCACCAG TggagatggaacaatgggagtcTTCAACATTAGGAGAAGGCGCTTTGAGCTTCTCTCAGAACCTCAGAATGGAGACCTAATGGCTATTTCTCTGATGAAA AGGGGAAGAAAAGTAGCCTGTGGCTCCAGCGAAGGAACAATCTACCTCTTCAACTGGGATGGTTTTGGTGCCACCAGTGACCGTTTCGCACTGAAGGCAGAATCCATAGACTGCATGGTCCCCATAACCGAGAGTGTTGTGTGCACAGGTTCCACTGATGGAATCATCAG GGCAGTAAATATCTTGCCCAATCGAGTGATAGGAAGTGTTGGGCAGCATATGGGTGAACCCATTGAACAGCTGGCCAAGTGTCATACGGGCCAATTCCTGGCCAGCTGTGGCCATGACCAAAAAGTGAAATTCTGGGACATCTCTTCACTTAGTTCAGTGATTGTGGacgattatagaaagaagaagaaaaataggcaACTGAAGCCTTTAAGTCGCAAAGCATTTGGCAACGGGGAAGACTTCTTCGCGGACTTGAAAGAGGGGGCAGCAGACCACCTGGAGAAAGAGGAGAACAGTGGACTATCTGAGAATGACAGTGACTGA
- the WDR55 gene encoding WD repeat-containing protein 55 isoform X1: MAASEDVCSDEEELGLEPRLQDTPEDIFFEAAANTIDFHPSQDIIAAGDVDGDVYVYSFSCLEGGNKELWSSGHHLKSCRKISFSQDGQKLFTVSKDKSIHILSVEEGRLVTRFSKAHNSALNSLLVIDEHLFATGDDSGVLKVWDLRKGTSIMEMKQHEDYISDMIVDRNKKLLLTTSGDGTMGVFNIRRRRFELLSEPQNGDLMAISLMKRGRKVACGSSEGTIYLFNWDGFGATSDRFALKAESIDCMVPITESVVCTGSTDGIIRAVNILPNRVIGSVGQHMGEPIEQLAKCHTGQFLASCGHDQKVKFWDISSLSSVIVDDYRKKKKNRQLKPLSRKAFGNGEDFFADLKEGAADHLEKEENSGLSENDSD, encoded by the exons ATGGCTGCGTCTGAGGAC GTATGTTCAGATGAGGAAGAACTTGGATTGGAGCCTAGACTTCAAGATACCCCAGAAGACATTTTTTTTGAGGCAGCAGCAAATACCATTGACTTTCACCCCTCCCAGGACATCATAGCTGCTGGAGATGTTGATGGTGATGTCTATGT ATATTCATTCTCTTGTTTGGAAGGTGGAAACAAAGAACTTTGGTCCTCAGGTCATCATTTAAAATCCTGCCGGAAAATATCCTTTTCACAAGATGGACAAA AGCTTTTCACAGTTTCCAAGGATAAATCCATTCATATCCTGAGTGTGGAGGAAGGCCGTCTTGTGACACGATTCTCCAAGGCTCACAA CTCAGCTTTGAACAGTCTGTTGGTGATAGATGAGCATTTATTTGCCACAGGAGATGACAGTGGAGTGTTGAAAGTATGGGACCTGCGCAAGGGCACATCCATTATGGAAATGAAGCAGCATGAAGACTACATCAGTGATATGATCGTAGATAGAAACAAGAAGCTGCTTCTCACCACCAG TggagatggaacaatgggagtcTTCAACATTAGGAGAAGGCGCTTTGAGCTTCTCTCAGAACCTCAGAATGGAGACCTAATGGCTATTTCTCTGATGAAA AGGGGAAGAAAAGTAGCCTGTGGCTCCAGCGAAGGAACAATCTACCTCTTCAACTGGGATGGTTTTGGTGCCACCAGTGACCGTTTCGCACTGAAGGCAGAATCCATAGACTGCATGGTCCCCATAACCGAGAGTGTTGTGTGCACAGGTTCCACTGATGGAATCATCAG GGCAGTAAATATCTTGCCCAATCGAGTGATAGGAAGTGTTGGGCAGCATATGGGTGAACCCATTGAACAGCTGGCCAAGTGTCATACGGGCCAATTCCTGGCCAGCTGTGGCCATGACCAAAAAGTGAAATTCTGGGACATCTCTTCACTTAGTTCAGTGATTGTGGacgattatagaaagaagaagaaaaataggcaACTGAAGCCTTTAAGTCGCAAAGCATTTGGCAACGGGGAAGACTTCTTCGCGGACTTGAAAGAGGGGGCAGCAGACCACCTGGAGAAAGAGGAGAACAGTGGACTATCTGAGAATGACAGTGACTGA
- the DND1 gene encoding dead end protein homolog 1, with protein sequence MWSERINQANKAALLTWVKETGIQLVQINGQRKYGGPPPGWAGYAPPSGSEVFIGKIPQDIYEDKLIPLFQSVGRLYEFRLMMTFSGLNRGFAYAKYMNRRNAREAIALLNNFEIQSGSPILVCRSTDKCELCIDGLAPSLKECHLLPMLQELTPGLLSISLHPSPFRKQRQLAEVKYVSHQAAAIAKKNLVEGSLCLCGDQIEVDWLKPIIKQELHNVSVPDDPETLLSSCSHRGVLSQVFSGPMDCHMLPARGSMLDYLNLQCEQHQLGSPVFFTKCVQRNREGQLRFWYQVVIPKYPSPFSGYIWIKPDPSGLEDHEKAKNAVALQLLKVLGCPVV encoded by the exons ATGTGGAGTGAAAGAATAAACCAGGCTAATAAAGCTGCCCTTCTTACTTGGGTGAAAGAGACTGGAATCCAGTTAGTGCAGATCAATGGGCAGAGAAAATACGGTGGTCCTCCACCAG GCTGGGCTGGCTATGCCCCACCATCTGGTTCAGAGGTTTTTATAGGGAAGATCCCACAGGATATCTATGAGGATAAACTCATTCCTCTCTTCCAAAGCGTGGGGAGGCTTTATGAATTTCGTCTCATGATGACATTTAGCGGGCTTAACCGTGGCTTTGCCTATGCTAAATACATGAACCGTCGAAATGCCAGGGAGGCAATTGCTTTGCTCAACAATTTTGAAATCCAGTCTGGCTCCCCCATTCTGGTTTGTAGAAGCACTGACAAGTGTGAGCTCTGCATTGATGGTCTGGCACCCTCGCTGAAAGAGTGCCACCTTCTGCCAATGCTGCAGGAACTTACCCCAGGACTCCTAAGCATCTCCTTACATCCCAGCCCTTTCAGGAAGCAGAGGCAGCTGGCAGAGGTGAAGTACGTTTCCCATCAGGCTGCTGCAATAGCCAAGAAAAACCTTGTGGaag GTAGCTTGTGTCTTTGTGGAGATCAAATTGAAGTGGATTGGCTGAAACCTATTATAAAACAGGAGCTTCACAACGTCTCAGTGCCAGATGATCCAGAGACCCTGCTGTCCAGCTGTAGTCACAGAGGTGTCCTTAGTCAAGTGTTTTCTGGGCCTATGGACTGCCATATGTTACCAGCGAGGGGCAGCATGCTGGACTATTTAAACCTGCAGTGTGAGCAGCATCAGCTGGGGTCCCCTGTATTCTTTACAAAATGCGTGCAGAGGAATCGTGAAGGCCAGCTGCGGTTCTGGTATCAGGTGGTGATACCAAAATACCCATCTCCCTTCAGTGGGTACATTTGGATCAAGCCTGACCCCTCTGGCTTGGAAGACCATGAAAAGGCCAAGAATGCTGTGGCCCTGCAGCTACTTAAAGTCCTAG gGTGCCCAGTGGTGTAA